In the Salinirubrum litoreum genome, one interval contains:
- a CDS encoding TrkH family potassium uptake protein gives MRVRVDYRASLSLVGTVLKYLVVPLLVPVVVAVIYGETVIPFVVTMLVTLSVGLGLERLKPDPDIGAREGFLMVAATWFAVAVVGAIPYLIEAWGIPMLVDPVHPSSTLGNPANALFESMSGFTTTGATVLGDISYDTHTRGIMMWRQLTQWLGGMGIVVLAVAILPELSVGGAQLMDAEAPGPGIEKLSPRIAETARALWGAYLGFTLLEILLLYGLHVGGMAPNMDAYNAIAHGLTTMPTGGFSPEARSIEAFSAAVQWVIVPFMIAAGTNFALFWHVLTGEPRRLIEDSEFKFYVGVIGVLSGLLALVLFTGDAMLATAPAGETFDQAYLDRFRGLILGDAETSLRQSVFQVVSIVTTTGYASMDFNAWSPLGQYLLLFAMFIGGSAGSTGGAVKIVRWYVILKSIRRELFTTAHPDAIRPVRLGGRALDERAIRGIYAFTLLYLVAFFAGTGLLFLDASRIDQSISILETMSAVAATLGNVGPGFGVVGPMGSYLSFSNAGKTFMVVLMWIGRLEILPVLVLLTPGYWRR, from the coding sequence GTGAGAGTACGTGTCGACTACCGGGCGAGTCTGAGTCTCGTCGGGACCGTCCTGAAGTATCTCGTCGTCCCGTTGCTCGTCCCGGTCGTCGTCGCCGTCATCTACGGCGAGACGGTGATCCCCTTCGTCGTCACGATGCTCGTGACGCTCTCGGTCGGGTTGGGGCTGGAGCGACTCAAACCCGACCCCGACATCGGTGCCCGCGAGGGCTTTCTGATGGTCGCGGCGACGTGGTTCGCGGTCGCGGTCGTGGGTGCCATCCCGTACCTGATCGAGGCGTGGGGCATCCCGATGCTCGTCGACCCCGTCCACCCGAGTTCGACCCTCGGGAACCCCGCGAACGCGCTGTTCGAGTCGATGTCCGGCTTCACGACCACCGGCGCGACCGTGCTCGGCGATATCTCGTACGACACACACACGCGCGGGATCATGATGTGGCGACAACTGACCCAGTGGCTCGGCGGGATGGGCATCGTCGTCCTCGCGGTCGCCATCCTGCCGGAACTCTCCGTCGGGGGTGCGCAGTTGATGGACGCCGAAGCGCCGGGACCCGGCATCGAGAAACTCTCACCCCGAATCGCCGAGACGGCCCGTGCGCTGTGGGGTGCGTACCTCGGCTTCACCCTGCTGGAGATTCTCCTGCTGTACGGCCTCCACGTCGGCGGGATGGCACCGAACATGGACGCGTACAACGCCATCGCCCACGGGTTGACGACGATGCCGACCGGCGGGTTCTCGCCGGAGGCACGGAGTATCGAGGCCTTCTCCGCCGCCGTCCAGTGGGTCATCGTCCCGTTCATGATCGCGGCCGGGACGAACTTCGCGCTGTTCTGGCACGTCCTGACGGGCGAACCGCGTCGACTGATCGAGGACTCCGAGTTCAAGTTCTACGTCGGCGTGATCGGCGTCCTCTCGGGACTGCTCGCGCTGGTGCTGTTCACCGGTGACGCGATGCTGGCGACGGCCCCTGCGGGCGAGACGTTCGACCAGGCGTATCTCGACCGGTTCCGGGGCCTGATCCTCGGGGACGCCGAGACGTCGCTCCGACAGTCCGTCTTCCAGGTCGTCTCTATCGTGACGACGACCGGCTACGCCTCGATGGACTTCAACGCGTGGTCGCCGCTCGGTCAGTATCTCCTCCTCTTTGCCATGTTCATCGGCGGGTCGGCCGGGTCGACCGGTGGTGCGGTCAAGATCGTCCGGTGGTACGTGATCCTGAAGTCGATCCGGCGGGAACTGTTCACCACCGCTCACCCCGACGCGATCCGGCCGGTGCGACTCGGCGGTCGGGCGCTCGACGAGCGTGCGATCCGGGGCATCTACGCGTTCACGCTCCTGTACCTCGTCGCCTTCTTCGCCGGGACCGGACTGCTCTTCCTCGACGCGAGTCGGATCGACCAGTCTATCTCGATCCTGGAGACGATGAGCGCGGTCGCCGCGACGCTCGGGAACGTCGGGCCGGGCTTCGGCGTCGTCGGGCCGATGGGCAGTTACCTCTCGTTCTCGAACGCCGGCAAGACGTTCATGGTCGTCTTGATGTGGATCGGCCGACTGGAGATTCTCCCGGTGCTCGTCCTCCTGACACCGGGCTACTGGCGGCGGTAG
- the trkA gene encoding Trk system potassium transporter TrkA — protein MTAAILPVTPSATLTPSSIYDLFVPVSYKRLRAVAASCDGIRRERKNDTLPPSSHGHDFGGVSAVRVIIIGAGQVGSSIAADLDDTHDVVVIERDPERAEELNYSLDVLAVEGDGTAVATLEQAGIDRADMVIASTDNDETNIVACSTAKAISDAFTIARIKNTEYLRTWNRSEKAFGIDFMVCTNLLTAKAIVRVVGLPAARDVDPFAGGQVQMAEFEVGDESPVANQTVREADRFDSLTFAAILRNGHVEIPRGETVIEPGDRVVVIGSPGSVQEFATSVAPDESPGTAEEVVIVGGSEIGYHVARLLEERGFSPRLIEQDHDRARRLAEDLPGTVVMESDATNIEFLEREHIGDADMVVSALESDEKNLLVSLLASRLGTERTVAVIDTTAYVDLFETVGVDVAVSPREVVAEEITRFTREGSAENIALIESDKAEVMEIEVDADSVLTDRPIRESVRELPEGVVVGAITRGDEFVVPRGDTVVQSGDHVVLFIDADIADEVTPRL, from the coding sequence TTGACGGCCGCGATACTGCCCGTCACTCCGAGCGCGACGTTGACTCCTTCGAGCATCTACGACCTGTTCGTCCCGGTATCGTATAAAAGGCTTCGCGCCGTCGCGGCTTCCTGCGACGGTATCCGGCGAGAACGAAAGAACGATACACTCCCCCCCAGTAGCCACGGGCATGATTTCGGGGGCGTCTCCGCCGTGCGAGTGATCATCATCGGTGCCGGGCAGGTCGGTTCCAGCATCGCGGCCGACCTGGACGACACCCACGACGTGGTGGTCATCGAGCGCGATCCGGAACGCGCGGAAGAACTGAACTACTCGCTGGACGTGCTCGCGGTCGAGGGCGACGGGACCGCCGTCGCCACCCTAGAGCAGGCCGGCATCGACCGCGCCGACATGGTGATCGCGTCGACCGACAACGACGAGACGAACATCGTCGCCTGCTCGACCGCGAAGGCCATCTCCGATGCGTTCACCATCGCCCGCATCAAGAACACCGAGTACCTCCGGACGTGGAACCGCTCGGAGAAGGCGTTCGGCATCGACTTCATGGTCTGTACGAACCTGCTGACCGCGAAGGCCATCGTCCGGGTCGTCGGCCTCCCGGCGGCCCGCGACGTCGACCCCTTCGCGGGCGGGCAGGTCCAGATGGCCGAGTTCGAGGTCGGCGACGAGTCGCCGGTCGCCAACCAGACCGTCCGTGAGGCCGACCGCTTCGACTCGCTGACCTTCGCCGCGATCCTCAGAAACGGCCACGTCGAGATCCCGCGCGGCGAGACCGTCATCGAACCCGGCGACCGCGTCGTCGTCATCGGCTCACCCGGCAGCGTGCAGGAGTTCGCCACCTCGGTCGCTCCCGATGAGTCGCCCGGCACCGCCGAGGAAGTCGTCATCGTCGGTGGCTCGGAGATCGGCTACCACGTCGCCCGCCTCTTGGAGGAACGGGGGTTCAGTCCGCGGCTGATCGAACAGGACCACGACCGGGCGCGACGACTCGCGGAGGACCTGCCGGGCACCGTCGTCATGGAGTCGGACGCGACCAACATCGAGTTCCTCGAACGCGAACACATCGGGGACGCCGACATGGTCGTCTCGGCGCTCGAATCCGACGAGAAGAACCTGCTCGTCTCCCTGCTCGCCTCGCGCCTCGGCACCGAACGCACCGTCGCCGTGATCGACACGACGGCGTACGTCGACCTGTTCGAGACGGTCGGCGTGGACGTGGCGGTCAGTCCTCGCGAGGTCGTCGCCGAGGAGATCACTCGGTTCACCCGCGAGGGAAGCGCCGAGAACATCGCGTTGATCGAGTCCGACAAAGCGGAAGTGATGGAGATAGAGGTCGACGCCGACAGCGTCCTCACCGACCGACCGATCCGGGAGTCGGTGCGGGAACTGCCGGAGGGTGTCGTCGTCGGCGCGATCACGCGCGGCGACGAGTTCGTCGTCCCGCGCGGTGACACGGTGGTTCAGTCCGGTGACCACGTCGTGCTGTTCATCGACGCCGACATCGCCGACGAAGTGACGCCTCGGCTCTGA
- the coaBC gene encoding bifunctional phosphopantothenoylcysteine decarboxylase/phosphopantothenate--cysteine ligase CoaBC, which translates to MLEGVNVALGVTGSIAAVKTVELAHELRRQGASVRAVMTDSARGILHPWAVEFATEHDVVTEITGRVEHVELCGREGWADVLLVAPATANTVGKIAGAVDDTPVTTCATTALGAGVPVVVAPAMHEPMYDHPGVLDALARLEEWGVTYADPRIEEGKAKIASEDAVVTELARATTPDSLADQHVVVTAGATSEVIDPIRTLTNRASGTTGRAVARACYVRGADVTLVHDGDDVHYADTRQVESAAEMLAAVQSAVSGNGATDTDGSGGGSDPDQATADDAPTRSESATSAGEEPTRREAEPTTTDAHDQPADALVSAAAISDFTVEAHDEKIRSGESLTLELEPTPKLLDTVRDEHPDLTMVGFKAETSGDDDAMVEAARSLRDRVGLAFVVANDASVMGETETRALFVDDADPTAFVGSKVALGGAVADRLAGVLV; encoded by the coding sequence ATGCTCGAAGGAGTCAACGTCGCGCTCGGAGTGACGGGCAGTATCGCGGCCGTCAAGACCGTGGAACTCGCCCACGAACTCCGGCGACAGGGCGCGTCGGTGCGGGCCGTGATGACCGACAGCGCCCGCGGCATCCTCCACCCGTGGGCCGTCGAGTTCGCCACCGAACACGACGTGGTGACGGAGATCACCGGCCGGGTCGAACACGTCGAACTCTGCGGCCGGGAGGGGTGGGCGGACGTGCTCCTCGTCGCGCCGGCGACCGCGAACACGGTCGGCAAGATCGCGGGGGCGGTCGACGACACGCCGGTCACGACCTGCGCGACGACCGCCCTCGGCGCGGGGGTACCGGTCGTCGTCGCCCCCGCGATGCACGAACCGATGTACGACCACCCCGGCGTGCTGGACGCGCTGGCCCGCCTGGAGGAGTGGGGTGTCACCTACGCCGACCCCCGGATCGAGGAGGGGAAGGCGAAGATCGCCAGCGAGGACGCCGTCGTCACCGAACTCGCCCGCGCGACGACCCCGGATTCGCTCGCCGACCAGCACGTCGTCGTCACCGCCGGGGCGACCAGCGAGGTCATCGACCCGATCCGGACGCTGACGAACCGCGCGTCGGGTACGACGGGACGGGCGGTCGCCCGGGCCTGCTACGTCCGGGGCGCGGACGTGACGCTGGTCCACGACGGCGACGACGTTCACTACGCCGACACGCGTCAGGTCGAGTCCGCCGCAGAGATGCTGGCGGCGGTCCAGTCGGCGGTGTCGGGGAACGGAGCGACCGACACCGACGGCTCCGGCGGTGGGTCGGATCCCGACCAGGCCACCGCAGACGACGCACCGACCCGATCCGAGTCGGCGACGAGCGCGGGCGAGGAGCCGACGAGGAGAGAAGCCGAACCGACGACGACAGACGCCCACGACCAGCCAGCCGACGCCCTCGTCTCGGCGGCCGCGATCAGCGACTTCACCGTGGAGGCACACGACGAGAAGATCCGATCCGGGGAGTCGCTGACGCTTGAACTGGAACCGACGCCGAAACTCCTCGATACGGTCCGTGACGAGCACCCCGACCTCACGATGGTCGGGTTCAAAGCCGAGACGTCGGGAGACGACGACGCGATGGTCGAAGCGGCCCGCTCGCTCCGCGACCGGGTGGGACTGGCGTTCGTCGTCGCCAACGACGCGAGCGTGATGGGCGAGACCGAGACCCGCGCGCTGTTCGTGGACGACGCCGACCCGACCGCGTTCGTCGGCTCGAAGGTCGCTCTCGGCGGTGCGGTAGCCGACCGACTGGCCGGCGTGCTGGTCTGA
- a CDS encoding zinc ribbon domain-containing protein, which produces MSSTDEREQSGCPKCSHTETTVDEISTTGGGLSKMFDIQNRSFKVVSCANCGYSELYKGRSSGDIVDIFLG; this is translated from the coding sequence ATGTCCTCCACAGACGAGCGAGAGCAGTCGGGCTGTCCGAAGTGTAGTCACACGGAGACGACCGTCGACGAGATCTCGACCACCGGCGGCGGCCTGTCGAAGATGTTCGACATCCAGAACCGGAGTTTCAAGGTCGTCTCGTGTGCGAACTGCGGCTACTCCGAACTGTACAAGGGTCGGTCCAGCGGCGACATCGTGGACATCTTCCTCGGCTGA
- the purB gene encoding adenylosuccinate lyase, with the protein MTELPRADPLSAVSPLDGRYAGRTAPLSPYASESALMRARVRVEAEYLVALADTEGVDLTLSDAERADLGSLAEEFDAEDARLIKRLETEGAEGYAATNHDVKAVEYFLRTETPERLHPWIHFGLTSEDVNNLAQRVLVKPAVEAVLVPAIREVRDALAEMAREYRDTPMLARTHGQPATPTTFGKEMAVYASRLGRALGRVGDATEGLSGKLAGASGTYAAHVAAYPEVDWPAVSRRFVTSLGLDHTALTTQVNPCDDLAELFDALRGVNNVLLDLDRDVWLYVSDRYLGQESEAGETGSSTMPHKVNPIDFENSEGNLSKANADLTFLADYVTTSRLQRDLSDSTVKRNVGAALAHCLIGYSKTGDGLAKVVPNEQVMREELEATPEIVGEAVQTVLRREGDTAAYERVKELTRGRQVTLDDFRALFDDLDVDESVRTELRALTPTGYTGIADELVDELDDEE; encoded by the coding sequence ATGACCGAACTTCCACGCGCGGACCCGCTGTCGGCCGTCTCGCCGCTCGACGGTCGGTACGCCGGGCGAACCGCGCCGCTGTCGCCGTACGCCTCCGAGTCGGCGCTGATGCGTGCCCGCGTCCGCGTCGAAGCCGAGTATCTCGTCGCGCTCGCGGACACCGAGGGTGTCGACCTGACGCTCTCCGACGCCGAGCGTGCCGACCTCGGGTCGCTGGCCGAGGAGTTCGACGCCGAGGACGCGCGCCTGATCAAACGGCTGGAGACCGAGGGTGCCGAGGGGTACGCGGCGACGAATCACGACGTGAAGGCCGTCGAGTACTTCCTCCGGACCGAGACGCCCGAGCGACTCCACCCGTGGATTCACTTCGGCCTGACCAGCGAGGACGTGAACAACCTCGCCCAGCGCGTCCTCGTGAAGCCGGCAGTCGAGGCGGTGCTGGTGCCCGCGATCCGGGAGGTGCGGGACGCGCTCGCCGAGATGGCCCGTGAGTACCGCGACACCCCGATGCTCGCCCGGACGCACGGCCAGCCAGCCACGCCCACCACCTTCGGCAAGGAGATGGCGGTGTACGCCAGCCGACTCGGCCGGGCACTCGGCCGGGTCGGAGACGCTACCGAGGGCCTGTCGGGGAAACTCGCGGGTGCGTCGGGCACCTACGCGGCCCACGTCGCCGCCTACCCCGAGGTCGACTGGCCGGCCGTCTCGCGCCGGTTCGTCACCTCGCTCGGCCTCGACCACACCGCGCTGACGACGCAGGTGAACCCCTGCGACGACCTCGCGGAACTGTTCGACGCACTTCGTGGCGTGAACAATGTCCTGCTCGATCTCGACCGTGACGTGTGGCTCTACGTCTCGGACCGCTACCTCGGACAGGAGTCGGAGGCCGGCGAGACCGGGTCGTCCACGATGCCACACAAGGTGAACCCGATCGACTTCGAGAACAGCGAGGGGAACCTCTCGAAGGCGAACGCCGACCTCACCTTCCTCGCGGACTACGTGACGACCTCCCGCCTCCAGCGGGACCTCTCGGACTCGACGGTCAAGCGCAACGTCGGTGCGGCACTCGCACACTGTCTGATCGGCTACTCGAAGACCGGCGACGGCCTTGCGAAGGTCGTCCCGAACGAGCAGGTGATGCGCGAGGAACTCGAGGCGACCCCCGAGATCGTCGGCGAGGCCGTCCAGACCGTCCTGCGCCGGGAGGGCGACACCGCGGCCTACGAGCGTGTGAAGGAGTTGACCCGCGGGCGGCAGGTCACACTCGACGACTTCCGGGCGCTGTTCGACGACCTCGACGTCGACGAGTCGGTCCGTACGGAACTCCGTGCCCTGACGCCGACGGGCTACACCGGGATCGCCGACGAGTTGGTGGACGAACTGGACGACGAGGAGTAG
- the purN gene encoding phosphoribosylglycinamide formyltransferase, with product MTKIAGLASNRGRNLLHIADVTPGGADLGVVLSNREGAPVLDEAAERGIPTEVVTRDDGESRESHERRILDRLDGYDFDLVCLDGYMRVLTSEFLDDAPTTLNVHPSLLPSFPGMDAHEQVLDAGVKMTGCTVHVVTEAVDAGPIVTQEPVPVYADDDADSLKRRVLSEAEFTAYPRAVRWVAEDSVTVDAEAGVVHVEGDDGGEFPARRVVSDDRASDLRYGENPHQDAALYADATCEEASVVHAEQLNEGAKALSYNNYNDADGALNLIKEFDDPAAAVIKHTNPAGCATADSLAEAYDRALATDAKSAFGGIVALNRECDAATAELIVDSFKEVVVAPGYTDAALDVLTSKDNLRVLDVGELADRTEALTEKHLVGGRLVQERDLWAPTADDLEVVTEREPTDEEIETMLFAWRVLKHCKSNGIAFADGTETVGLGVGQVSRVDAVEIAAMKADRDAEGKSAEGAVMASDAFFPFPDGIEKAVEAGIEAVIQPGGSVNDEDVIAACDEHDVAMCFTGNRCFRHD from the coding sequence ATGACCAAGATCGCCGGTCTGGCCAGCAATCGCGGACGGAACCTCCTGCACATCGCGGACGTGACGCCGGGCGGTGCCGACCTCGGCGTCGTTCTCTCGAACCGGGAGGGCGCGCCGGTCTTAGACGAGGCGGCGGAACGCGGTATCCCGACCGAAGTCGTGACACGCGACGACGGGGAGTCCCGCGAGTCCCACGAGCGCCGCATCCTCGACCGACTCGACGGCTACGACTTCGACCTCGTCTGTCTCGACGGCTACATGCGCGTGCTGACGAGCGAGTTCCTCGACGACGCACCGACGACGCTGAACGTCCACCCCTCGCTGCTCCCCTCGTTTCCCGGCATGGACGCCCACGAGCAGGTTCTGGACGCCGGCGTGAAGATGACCGGCTGTACGGTCCACGTGGTCACCGAGGCGGTCGACGCCGGCCCCATCGTCACGCAGGAACCGGTCCCGGTGTACGCGGACGACGACGCAGACAGCCTCAAGCGCCGAGTACTGTCCGAGGCGGAGTTCACGGCCTACCCGCGTGCGGTCCGGTGGGTCGCCGAGGACAGCGTGACGGTCGACGCCGAGGCAGGCGTCGTCCACGTGGAGGGCGACGACGGCGGCGAGTTCCCGGCCCGCCGTGTCGTCTCGGACGACCGCGCCTCCGACCTGCGATACGGCGAGAATCCCCACCAAGACGCCGCGCTGTACGCCGACGCGACCTGCGAGGAGGCCAGCGTCGTCCACGCCGAGCAACTGAACGAGGGCGCGAAGGCGCTGTCGTACAACAACTACAACGACGCCGACGGCGCGCTGAACCTCATCAAGGAGTTCGACGACCCGGCGGCGGCGGTCATCAAGCACACCAACCCGGCGGGGTGTGCGACCGCCGACAGCCTCGCCGAGGCGTACGACCGCGCGCTCGCCACGGACGCCAAGAGCGCCTTCGGCGGCATCGTCGCTCTCAACCGGGAGTGTGACGCCGCGACCGCCGAACTGATCGTCGACTCGTTCAAGGAGGTCGTCGTCGCGCCGGGCTACACCGACGCCGCGCTGGACGTACTCACCTCGAAGGACAACCTCCGGGTGCTGGACGTCGGCGAACTGGCCGACCGCACCGAAGCGCTGACCGAGAAGCATCTCGTCGGCGGGCGACTCGTGCAGGAGCGGGACCTCTGGGCACCGACCGCCGACGACCTGGAGGTCGTCACCGAGCGCGAACCGACGGACGAGGAGATCGAGACCATGCTGTTCGCGTGGCGCGTGCTCAAACACTGCAAGTCCAACGGCATCGCCTTCGCCGACGGGACCGAGACGGTCGGCCTCGGCGTGGGTCAGGTCAGCCGCGTGGACGCGGTCGAGATCGCGGCGATGAAGGCCGACCGCGACGCCGAGGGGAAGTCCGCCGAGGGCGCGGTGATGGCCTCGGACGCCTTCTTCCCGTTCCCGGACGGGATCGAGAAAGCAGTCGAGGCGGGTATCGAGGCGGTGATCCAGCCCGGTGGCTCGGTGAACGACGAGGACGTCATCGCCGCCTGTGACGAACACGATGTGGCGATGTGTTTCACCGGCAACCGGTGTTTCCGGCACGACTGA
- a CDS encoding CBS domain-containing protein — MELPTPQDLRQRRKSLDLTQSSLAESAGVSQPLIARIEGGDVDPRLSTLRRIVEALDEAEGSVRRAESLMQTDVVTISPDSSVREAISLMIDAGYSQLPVVRDGRPQGLISNSDIRHSTDDDAADLPVAEVMQESITTVEPGATVDEIDAYLDHHDAVMVVERGELLGIVTEADLAAQFS, encoded by the coding sequence ATGGAACTCCCGACACCGCAGGACTTGCGTCAGCGCCGCAAGTCGCTCGATCTGACGCAGAGTTCGCTGGCCGAGTCGGCGGGCGTCTCTCAGCCCCTGATCGCGCGGATCGAGGGCGGCGACGTCGATCCACGGCTCTCGACGCTCCGCCGGATCGTCGAAGCCCTCGACGAGGCGGAGGGGTCGGTCAGGCGTGCCGAGAGTCTAATGCAGACCGACGTGGTGACCATCTCGCCGGACAGCAGCGTCCGGGAGGCGATCAGCCTGATGATCGACGCGGGCTACTCACAGTTGCCGGTCGTGCGTGACGGCCGGCCGCAGGGACTCATCTCGAACAGCGACATCAGACACTCGACGGACGACGACGCCGCCGACCTGCCGGTCGCCGAGGTGATGCAGGAGTCGATCACGACGGTCGAACCCGGCGCGACGGTCGACGAGATCGACGCCTACCTCGACCACCACGACGCGGTGATGGTCGTCGAGCGCGGCGAACTGCTCGGCATCGTCACCGAGGCCGATCTGGCGGCGCAGTTCTCCTGA
- a CDS encoding DUF555 domain-containing protein, with protein sequence MANYLVAMEAAWLVRDVENVDDAIGVAVSEAGKRLNQQNKEFVEVEVGATGCPACGEPFDSAFIAADTALVGLLLEIDVFNADSEEHAARIAKSEVGGALRDVPLSVVEIIEDEAEGDGAEA encoded by the coding sequence ATGGCTAACTATCTCGTCGCGATGGAGGCGGCCTGGTTGGTTCGAGACGTAGAGAACGTAGACGACGCGATCGGGGTCGCGGTCAGCGAGGCCGGTAAACGCCTCAACCAGCAGAACAAGGAGTTCGTCGAGGTGGAGGTCGGCGCGACTGGCTGTCCGGCCTGTGGCGAACCGTTCGACTCGGCGTTCATCGCGGCCGACACCGCACTGGTCGGCCTGCTCCTCGAGATCGACGTGTTCAACGCCGACAGCGAGGAGCACGCCGCCCGCATCGCCAAGAGCGAGGTCGGCGGTGCCCTCCGTGACGTGCCGCTGTCGGTCGTCGAGATCATCGAAGACGAGGCCGAGGGCGACGGCGCGGAAGCCTGA
- a CDS encoding carbohydrate kinase family protein, which yields MTDVLVAGETLIDFLPGSAGRLAEVETFSRRAGGAPANVAVGLARLDADPLFWTRLGADPFGDFLADTLADYGVPTDLVTRDTEAKTGLAFVSHDADAERAFSFYRDGSADTRLEPGRIGDETLADHDWVHVGGVTLADDPARTATLDLAERARRADCTVSFDPNARPELWDTFDFADSCRTAFGLADVVKATPEDLRAAGFEGEPADLARAVCEHGPHTALITVGGEGAYAHATADAPWTGAETPEDSAETPAGIEVSHAGYAVDVVDTTGAGDAFTAGAIAALSDGAALADALAFANAVAAVTTTGTGAMTALPTREAVQSFLGS from the coding sequence ATGACCGACGTACTCGTCGCCGGCGAGACGTTGATCGACTTCCTGCCGGGCAGTGCTGGTCGCCTCGCGGAGGTCGAGACGTTCTCCCGGCGGGCCGGCGGCGCACCCGCGAACGTCGCCGTCGGACTCGCCCGTCTCGACGCCGACCCGCTGTTCTGGACGCGACTCGGCGCGGACCCCTTCGGCGACTTCCTCGCCGACACGCTCGCCGACTACGGCGTCCCGACCGACCTCGTGACACGCGACACCGAGGCGAAGACCGGCCTCGCCTTCGTGAGCCACGACGCCGACGCCGAACGAGCCTTCAGCTTCTACCGCGACGGGAGCGCCGACACCCGACTGGAACCCGGTCGAATCGGGGACGAGACGCTCGCCGACCACGACTGGGTCCACGTCGGCGGCGTCACCCTCGCGGACGACCCGGCCCGGACCGCGACGCTGGACCTCGCCGAACGCGCTCGTCGGGCGGACTGTACGGTCTCGTTCGATCCGAACGCCCGGCCCGAACTGTGGGACACCTTCGACTTCGCCGACTCCTGCCGGACCGCGTTCGGGCTCGCGGACGTGGTGAAGGCGACGCCTGAGGACCTGCGTGCGGCCGGGTTCGAGGGGGAGCCAGCCGACCTCGCACGGGCGGTCTGCGAGCACGGCCCGCACACCGCACTGATCACCGTGGGCGGTGAGGGGGCCTACGCTCACGCGACTGCCGACGCCCCGTGGACCGGCGCAGAAACGCCCGAAGACAGCGCGGAGACGCCGGCCGGAATCGAGGTCTCACACGCTGGCTACGCGGTCGACGTCGTGGACACGACCGGCGCGGGCGACGCCTTCACCGCCGGGGCCATCGCCGCACTGTCGGACGGAGCGGCACTCGCCGATGCGCTGGCGTTCGCCAACGCGGTCGCCGCCGTGACGACCACCGGGACCGGCGCGATGACGGCACTGCCGACCCGCGAGGCGGTGCAGTCGTTCCTCGGGTCGTAG
- a CDS encoding transcription initiation factor IIB, which yields MTESVRSYTSERTRAHEGRETETDAETESADDESLRCPECGGNVQSDTEHGETVCADCGLVVEEDEIDHGPEWRAFDSKEKDEKSRVGAPTTNMMHDKGLSTNIGWQDKDAYGNSLSSRQREKMQRLRTWNERFRTRDSKERNLKQALGEIDRMASALGLPDNVRETASVIYRRALDEDLLPGRSIEGVSTASLYAAARQAGTPRSLDEIAGVSRVGKDEIARTYRYVVRELKLEIQPADPESYVPRFASDLDLSEEAERRARSLLKNAKEQGVHSGKSPVGLAAAAVYAASLLTNEKVTQSEVSDVANISEVTIRNRYHELLEAEEQVALP from the coding sequence ATGACCGAATCTGTCCGAAGTTACACCAGTGAGCGCACTCGCGCCCACGAGGGCCGTGAGACCGAGACCGACGCGGAGACCGAGTCGGCGGACGACGAGAGTCTTCGGTGTCCCGAGTGCGGCGGGAACGTACAGAGCGACACGGAACACGGCGAGACGGTCTGTGCCGACTGTGGCCTCGTCGTCGAGGAAGACGAGATCGACCACGGGCCGGAGTGGCGGGCGTTCGACTCGAAGGAGAAAGACGAGAAGTCCCGCGTCGGTGCGCCGACGACGAACATGATGCACGACAAGGGGCTGTCGACCAACATCGGCTGGCAGGACAAAGACGCGTACGGCAACTCGCTGTCCTCGCGCCAGCGCGAGAAGATGCAGCGACTGCGGACGTGGAACGAGCGATTCCGCACTCGTGACTCGAAGGAGCGCAACCTGAAGCAGGCGCTCGGCGAGATCGATCGCATGGCCTCCGCACTCGGCCTGCCGGACAACGTCCGGGAGACCGCGAGTGTCATCTACCGCCGCGCACTCGACGAGGACCTCCTGCCGGGCCGGTCCATCGAAGGTGTCTCGACGGCGTCGCTGTACGCGGCCGCACGACAGGCCGGGACGCCGCGCTCGCTCGACGAGATCGCTGGCGTCTCGCGCGTCGGCAAAGACGAGATCGCGCGGACGTACCGGTACGTCGTCCGCGAACTGAAGTTGGAGATCCAGCCGGCCGACCCGGAGAGCTACGTGCCCCGGTTCGCCTCGGACCTCGACCTCTCGGAGGAGGCCGAGCGTCGCGCGCGGAGTCTGCTGAAGAACGCGAAAGAACAGGGCGTCCACTCGGGCAAGTCGCCGGTCGGCCTCGCGGCCGCCGCCGTCTACGCCGCCTCCCTGCTGACCAACGAGAAGGTGACCCAGAGCGAGGTCTCGGACGTCGCGAACATCTCCGAGGTCACCATCCGCAACCGGTACCACGAACTGCTCGAGGCCGAAGAACAGGTCGCGCTGCCCTGA